The Aphelocoma coerulescens isolate FSJ_1873_10779 chromosome 2, UR_Acoe_1.0, whole genome shotgun sequence genome contains a region encoding:
- the ZBTB10 gene encoding zinc finger and BTB domain-containing protein 10, producing MFAEINRRTLAFRGGGLVTPAAAASAAGTEAWERQDPEALNGRGADEEAELEGLEAEELEATTAEEKELLLPQDAASPPAAAAAAGPMFAERNRRTLAFRGGGGLLAAHPAANNGCEAAAWPRKHFNGRGADEEMELEGAEGLETEGLLEGKELVQDGGSLSDSSDDEEDGEGGSLGDGSGAEGGSCSSSRRSGGDGGDEAEGSGEGESIRHFPLARPKSLLQKLHISFQGSWLKEFPWLYYCQETGLMSCAWCTAAAAASAPPELIMSGAPLPGGHDELCKGTRNYKRTLLLRHHLSAEHRLNEPGSAEQEAELPSELNNEGYCDFNSRPNENSYCYQLLQELNEQRKKGILCDVNIVVSGRVFRAHKNILVAGSRFFKTLYCFTNKESRNQTTVTYLDVVAVQGFSVILDFLYSGNLVLTSQNAIEVMSVASYLQMTEVVQSCRNFIKDALNISIKSEAPETVVVDYNRRSVSRDGLSPRDQKVASFWATRNLTNLASSIKTENDPYPIDEGQMESYQMNDCSWVQDSSPEMAENESQGEGKVFVWNDMGAQGQSVQEPGKARRKNQTAKRFIYNIPPNTEENSEDCSVLQPSVPYPEEDLSFIKEEAATSSDFKYGLLPGTSNDFKYGLLPGTSSDFKYGLLPGTSSDFKYGLLPESWPKEAWENGDSSSLIMNKLKCPHCNYVAKYRRTLKRHLLIHTGVRSFSCDICGKLFTRREHVKRHSLVHKKDKKYKCMVCKKIFMLAASVGIRHGSRRYGVCVDCADKSQPGGQEGADQVQDTDFPRDEEYEENEVGEGDEELGDDVEEQNDQSRWDEGGEVCMPLDD from the exons ATGTTCGCGGAGATAAACCGGCGGACGCTCGCGTTCCGCGGCGGCGGTCTCGTCACCCCCGCGGCGGCCGCCTCGGCGGCGGGGACCGAGGCCTGGGAGCGGCAGGACCCCGAGGCGCTGAACGGGCGCGGGGCGGACGAGGAGGCggagctggaggggctggaggccGAGGAGCTGGAGGCCACCACCGCCgaggagaaggagctgctgctgcctcaggacgCGGCgtcgccccccgccgccgccgccgccgccggccccatGTTCGCCGAGAGGAACCGCCGGACTCTGGCCTtccgcggcggcggggggctcCTGGCCGCCCACCCCGCCGCCAACAATGGCTGCGAGGCCGCGGCCTGGCCGCGGAAGCACTTCAATGGGCGGGGGGCGGACGAAGAGATGGAGCTGGAGGGCGCGgagggactggagacggaggggctgctggagggcaAGGAGCTGGTCCAGGACGGGGGCTCGCTGAGTGACAGcagcgacgacgaggaggacgGCGAAGGGGGCAGCCTGGGGGACGGCAGTGGCGCCGAGGGCGGCAGCTGTAGCAGCAGCCGGCGGTCGGGGGGCGACGGCGGGGATGAGGCGGAGGGCAGCGGCGAGGGGGAGAGCATCCGGCATTTCCCGCTGGCCAGGCCCAAGTccctgctgcagaagctgcacatCTCCTTCCAGGGCTCCTGGCTCAAGGAGTTCCCGTGGCTCTACTACTGCCAGGAGACCGGCCTCATGTCCTGCGCCTGGTGcaccgcggccgccgccgcctccgcgcCCCCCGAGCTGATCATGTCCGGCGCGCCCCTGCCCGGGGGGCACGACGAGCTCTGCAAGGGCACCCGCAACTACAAGCGCACCCTGCTCTTGAGGCACCACCTTTCCGCCGAGCATCGCCTCAACGAGCCCGGCAGCGCCGAGCAG gagGCAGAGTTACCATCAGAACTGAATAATGAAGGATACTGTGATTTTAACAGCAGGCCAAATGAGAACTCTTACTGCTATCAGCTCCTGCAAGAGCTCAACGAGCAGAGGAAGAAAGGCATTCTTTGTGATGTTAATATTGTGGTGAGTGGGAGGGTCTTCAGAGCTCACAAGAACATCCTGGTTGCAGGCAGCCGCTTCTTTAAGACTCTGTATTGCTTTACAAACAAAGAAAGCCGTAACCAAACCACTGTTACCTATTTAGATGTTGTTGCTGTTCAAGGTTTTTCTGTCATCTTGGACTTCTTATATTCTGGTAACCTCGTGCTTACGAGCCAAAACGCCATTGAAGTGATGTCGGTGGCCAGCTACCTTCAGATGACGGAGGTTGTCCAGTCCTGCCGCAACTTCATTAAAGATGCCTTAAACATAAGTATAAAATCGGAAGCTCCAGAGACTGTTGTAGTGGATTACAACAGAAGATCTGTTAGTAGGGATGGTTTATCTCCAAGGGATCAAAAAGTTGCCAGCTTCTGGGCAACACGAAACCTTACCAACTTGGCAAGTAGCATAAAAACTGAGAATGATCCCTACCCTATTGATGAGGGCCAAATGGAAAGCTACCAAATGAATGACTGCAGTTGGGTCCAGGACAGCTCACCTGAAATGGCTGAAAATGAATCTCAAGGTGAGGGAAAAGTTTTCGTGTGGAATGACATGGGTGCACAGGGACAATCAGTTCAAGAACCTGGAAAAGCgagaaggaaaaaccaaactgCAAAGAGATTTATTTATAATATACCACCTAATACAGAAGAGAACTCTGAAGATTGCTCAGTGTTGCAACCATCAGTCCCATATCCAGAAGAAGATTTGTCATTTATTAAAGAAGAAGCAG CTACTTCAAGTGACTTCAAGTACGGATTGCTGCCGGGTACTTCAAATGACTTCAAGTACGGATTGCTGCCGGGTACTTCAAGTGACTTCAAGTATGGACTGCTACCGGGTACTTCAAGTGATTTTAAGTATGGACTGCTGCCAGAATCTTGGCCAAAAGAAGCTTGGGAAAATG GTGATTCCTCTTCTTTAATCATGAACAAGTTGAAGTGTCCACACTGTAATTATGTAGCCAAATACAGAAGAACACTAAAGAGACACTTGCTCATTCACACAGGCGTGAGATCTTTCAGTTGTGACATCTGTGGGAAGCTGTTTACACGAAGAGAGCATGTAAAGAGACATTCCTTG GTGcataaaaaggataaaaagtATAAGTGTAtggtgtgcaagaagattttcatGCTAGCAGCCAGCGTTGGAATAAGACATGGATCACGACGTTATGGAGTTTGTGTAGACTGTGCAGATAAATCTCAACCTGGAGGGCAAGAGGGAGCAGACCAGGTGCAGGACACAGATTTCCCTAGGGATGAAGAATACGAAGAAAATGAAGTGGGAGAAGGTGATGAGGAGCTTGGTGATGATGTAGAAGAACAGAATGACCAGTCTCGATGGGATGAAGGCGGGGAAGTTTGTATGCCTTTAGATGACTGA